A portion of the Armatimonadota bacterium genome contains these proteins:
- a CDS encoding tRNA (adenine-N1)-methyltransferase, with amino-acid sequence MRTGPLEAGEIVLLIDRHGRRYLTALQAGRVQDLRGKIAHDELIGQEEGVVVRNSRGEDFLAVRPTLADYVLLMPRVTTPIYPKDLGQILIVADVFPGARVVEAGTGTGALTMALLRAVGPTGQVYTYEVREEFQHHALRRIEAYLGPQDHLVARVHDIYEGIPDAPVDRVVLDLPEPWRVVPHAVRALPPGGIFVSYVPTIPQAHQTEEALRASGAFALIETTETLVRPWNLKGPSVRPAHRMVAHTGFVTVARRVGGPGARRMPFPPD; translated from the coding sequence ATGCGCACGGGTCCGCTCGAGGCCGGGGAGATCGTCCTCCTCATCGACCGGCACGGCCGCCGCTACCTCACCGCCCTCCAGGCAGGCCGGGTCCAGGACCTGCGGGGCAAGATCGCGCACGACGAGCTCATCGGGCAGGAGGAAGGGGTGGTGGTGCGCAACAGTCGGGGGGAGGACTTCCTGGCCGTGCGTCCCACCCTCGCGGATTACGTGCTCCTCATGCCCCGGGTTACGACCCCCATCTACCCCAAGGACCTGGGCCAGATCCTCATCGTGGCGGACGTCTTCCCGGGTGCCCGGGTGGTGGAGGCGGGTACCGGCACGGGAGCCCTCACCATGGCCCTCCTGCGGGCCGTGGGGCCCACGGGTCAGGTCTACACCTACGAGGTGCGGGAGGAATTCCAGCATCACGCCCTCCGCCGCATCGAGGCCTACCTCGGGCCCCAGGACCACTTGGTGGCCCGGGTGCACGACATCTATGAAGGCATTCCGGACGCCCCCGTGGACCGGGTGGTGCTGGACCTCCCGGAGCCCTGGCGGGTGGTCCCGCACGCGGTCCGGGCCCTGCCTCCCGGAGGGATCTTCGTCTCGTACGTCCCCACGATCCCGCAGGCCCACCAGACCGAGGAAGCCCTGCGGGCCTCCGGGGCCTTTGCGCTGATTGAGACCACGGAGACCCTGGTGCGGCCGTGGAACCTGAAGGGACCGAGCGTGCGTCCCGCCCACCGCATGGTGGCCCACACGGGATTCGTGACCGTGGCCCGCCGGGTGGGGGGCCCCGGAGCTCGGCGGATGCCGTTTCCCCCGGACTGA
- the plsY gene encoding glycerol-3-phosphate 1-O-acyltransferase PlsY has product MGILLVVLSYFLGAVPTGLVLVRLLAGVDLREYGSGQLGPANVYRVAGPYVGAVVFLVDLLKGALPVLAAQRLGLAPAWAVAGGLASMAGHSWSVFLRFGGGRGVVTSFGVLVALSPWAAVVAGMVWGITVALTRMVTPASVLALLSIPLTMLVLREPWEYVAFGVLAATLGVYRHRGSLRRLVEEDGFGTVHRSKGR; this is encoded by the coding sequence ATGGGGATCTTGCTGGTGGTGCTCAGCTACTTCCTCGGGGCGGTGCCCACAGGACTTGTTCTGGTGCGGTTGCTGGCTGGGGTGGACCTCCGGGAGTACGGGAGCGGACAACTCGGCCCCGCCAACGTGTACCGGGTGGCCGGGCCCTACGTGGGCGCGGTGGTCTTCCTCGTGGATCTCCTCAAGGGAGCCCTGCCGGTACTCGCCGCGCAGCGACTGGGGCTGGCTCCCGCCTGGGCGGTGGCGGGAGGGCTAGCTTCCATGGCGGGCCACAGCTGGTCGGTCTTCCTGCGGTTCGGAGGAGGTCGGGGGGTGGTCACGAGCTTCGGGGTGCTCGTGGCCCTCTCCCCGTGGGCCGCGGTGGTTGCCGGCATGGTCTGGGGAATCACGGTGGCGCTCACCCGGATGGTCACTCCTGCCTCCGTGCTCGCGCTCCTATCCATCCCCCTCACCATGCTGGTCCTGCGGGAGCCCTGGGAATACGTGGCCTTCGGGGTGCTCGCGGCGACCCTGGGGGTGTACCGGCATCGCGGGAGCCTCCGACGCCTGGTGGAAGAAGACGGGTTTGGGACTGTGCATCGCTCCAAGGGGAGGTGA
- a CDS encoding MoaD/ThiS family protein: MKVRIRHLRREAEVHGARHVREVLDQLGLNPETVLVIRNSELLTMDAPVSEEDELEIRPVVSGGDHAVCQV, from the coding sequence GTGAAGGTCCGGATCCGCCACCTGCGTCGGGAAGCGGAAGTCCACGGAGCGCGGCACGTCCGGGAGGTGCTGGACCAACTGGGGCTCAACCCGGAGACCGTACTCGTGATTCGAAACAGCGAGCTGCTCACCATGGACGCGCCCGTGAGCGAGGAGGACGAGCTGGAGATCCGGCCTGTGGTGTCCGGAGGAGACCATGCGGTGTGTCAAGTGTAA
- a CDS encoding ABC transporter permease, with amino-acid sequence MTSRVFGRRESLLPQELRAVTGVVAAALAWEALSRGGVLNPAYFPPTSQILQVLWRDFLGGDLALHTLATLGRLGGAFLLASLPGLGIGILMGLSTTLRRALDPYVAFLYPLPKVALLPLLLILLGVGNPAFVVTGSLTAFFQIVVNTMDAVRHVDPLLVEVGRNYGARGFRLFWKVLLPAALPGILTGLRLGLGLSLVTLIAVEFAIAKSGLGHLVWRSWQMLATPQMFAALLVVGGIGILLTRGLKGVQDRLLRWHPTVDVWA; translated from the coding sequence GTGACCAGCCGGGTTTTCGGAAGGCGGGAGAGCCTCCTGCCCCAGGAGCTGCGGGCCGTAACCGGAGTGGTGGCTGCGGCGCTGGCGTGGGAGGCACTCTCCCGGGGAGGCGTGCTGAACCCCGCCTACTTTCCCCCCACTTCCCAGATCTTGCAGGTCCTGTGGCGGGACTTCCTCGGCGGGGATCTCGCCCTACATACCCTTGCTACGCTGGGAAGACTGGGAGGCGCCTTTTTGCTGGCCTCGCTTCCGGGTCTGGGCATCGGGATCCTGATGGGTCTCAGCACCACCCTCCGCCGGGCCCTGGATCCCTACGTGGCGTTTCTCTATCCCCTCCCTAAGGTGGCCCTGCTGCCCCTCCTCCTCATCCTCCTGGGGGTGGGGAACCCCGCCTTCGTGGTGACGGGCTCGCTCACCGCCTTCTTCCAGATCGTGGTGAACACCATGGATGCGGTGCGGCATGTGGATCCCCTCCTGGTGGAGGTGGGTCGGAACTACGGAGCCCGGGGCTTCCGCCTGTTCTGGAAGGTGCTCCTCCCCGCAGCCCTGCCGGGGATCCTCACGGGGTTGCGGCTGGGCCTGGGCCTGAGCTTGGTGACCCTCATCGCGGTGGAGTTCGCCATCGCGAAGTCCGGGCTTGGGCACCTGGTGTGGCGGAGTTGGCAGATGCTCGCTACCCCGCAGATGTTCGCGGCCTTGTTGGTGGTGGGCGGAATTGGAATCCTGCTTACCCGGGGACTCAAAGGGGTGCAGGATCGGCTGCTGCGCTGGCACCCCACGGTGGACGTATGGGCCTAA
- a CDS encoding TIGR00269 family protein: MRCVKCKATASVEVRRHNAAYCGPHFLEWFEHQVQRAVDRERMFTRSDRILVAVSGGKDSLVLWDVLLRLGYQATGLHLNLGIGEYSRLSQEKCERFAREREAELLVVDLSATYGAGVEELARRTGRVACSACGLSKRYLFNKVALEHGFDVVATAHNLDDEAAVLLSNLISGNVEALARQAPVLERTHPALVKKVKPLYRMAERETAAYAVLRGIDYILDECPRSVGARTLLLKEALNLLEREAPGTKQSLYWNFLEKLRPLLRSHEPPVALRSCLRCGQPTTTEICAFCRMTERAAAELRVRTLHAPQPVASTS; this comes from the coding sequence ATGCGGTGTGTCAAGTGTAAGGCCACGGCTTCGGTGGAGGTGCGGCGGCACAACGCGGCCTACTGCGGTCCGCACTTCCTGGAGTGGTTCGAGCACCAGGTGCAGCGGGCGGTGGACCGGGAGCGGATGTTCACCCGGTCGGACCGGATCCTGGTGGCCGTCTCGGGAGGCAAGGACAGCTTGGTACTGTGGGACGTGCTGCTGCGGCTGGGCTATCAGGCCACGGGCCTGCACCTGAACCTGGGGATCGGAGAGTACTCCCGGCTTTCCCAGGAGAAATGCGAGCGATTCGCCCGGGAGCGGGAGGCGGAGCTTCTCGTGGTGGATCTCTCCGCCACCTACGGGGCAGGGGTAGAAGAGCTGGCCCGGCGCACCGGGCGGGTGGCCTGCTCCGCCTGCGGCCTCAGCAAGCGGTATCTGTTTAACAAGGTGGCCCTGGAGCATGGGTTCGACGTGGTGGCCACCGCCCACAACCTGGACGACGAGGCCGCGGTCCTTCTCAGCAACCTCATCTCCGGAAACGTGGAGGCCCTGGCGCGTCAGGCTCCGGTGCTGGAGCGCACGCACCCGGCCCTGGTGAAGAAGGTGAAGCCGCTCTACCGGATGGCGGAGCGGGAGACCGCGGCCTACGCGGTCCTGCGGGGCATCGACTACATCCTGGACGAGTGCCCTCGGAGCGTGGGAGCCCGCACGCTCCTCCTCAAGGAGGCCCTCAACCTCCTGGAACGCGAGGCGCCTGGCACCAAGCAGAGCCTGTACTGGAACTTCCTGGAGAAGCTGCGGCCGCTCCTGCGATCCCACGAACCTCCCGTGGCGCTGCGCAGCTGCCTGCGCTGCGGGCAGCCTACCACCACGGAGATCTGCGCCTTCTGCCGCATGACGGAGCGTGCCGCTGCAGAACTCCGGGTCCGTACCCTGCACGCCCCGCAGCCCGTGGCCTCGACCTCCTGA
- a CDS encoding ABC transporter substrate-binding protein: MARRGWILGSAVVILALAAGLSAGPAQRARIRVGYIPTDSMAAVFIAAERYLPQEGFEVELVRLPSGAEILSQVALGQLQVGGGALGAAAFNAINEGLPVKFVASLHNGFLEDYFTVRRAVWGSEINRIAQLRGKPVAVNARGVVTEYLMDRALRLDGISIEDVDLKTMPFPDMVPALETGAIWAGIVSEPFPTIAEERGVGIRPLRKPPGAKPIPFTFIFWNTAWAERNPRLAQRFMVAYLRAGRDLALDNGWRREDNMQLMAKYTGASLEIIRKARPHHLDPNLAVDVRQLEDQQRFYMRRGLLRYRDPIPIERVFDFTHLRQAIRELGRK; encoded by the coding sequence ATGGCTCGTCGCGGGTGGATTCTGGGAAGTGCTGTGGTGATCCTGGCCCTCGCTGCAGGGTTGAGTGCGGGCCCGGCCCAGCGGGCACGGATCCGGGTCGGATACATTCCCACGGATTCCATGGCCGCGGTGTTCATCGCGGCGGAACGCTACCTCCCGCAGGAAGGATTTGAGGTGGAACTGGTACGGTTGCCGAGCGGGGCGGAGATCCTCTCCCAGGTGGCCCTGGGGCAGCTCCAGGTGGGTGGCGGAGCCCTCGGCGCGGCTGCCTTCAATGCCATCAACGAGGGCCTCCCGGTGAAGTTCGTGGCCTCCCTGCACAACGGCTTCCTGGAGGACTACTTCACCGTGCGCAGGGCCGTGTGGGGGAGCGAGATCAACCGGATCGCGCAGCTGCGCGGCAAACCCGTTGCCGTCAACGCCCGGGGTGTGGTCACGGAGTACCTGATGGACCGCGCGCTCCGGCTGGATGGGATTTCCATCGAGGACGTGGACCTGAAGACCATGCCCTTCCCGGACATGGTTCCGGCCCTGGAGACGGGCGCCATCTGGGCCGGGATCGTCTCGGAGCCCTTCCCCACCATCGCGGAGGAACGGGGCGTGGGCATCCGGCCGCTCCGCAAGCCCCCCGGTGCCAAACCCATCCCCTTCACCTTTATCTTCTGGAACACGGCCTGGGCGGAGCGGAACCCTCGACTCGCGCAGCGGTTCATGGTGGCGTATCTCCGGGCCGGTCGGGATCTCGCACTCGACAACGGCTGGAGGCGCGAGGACAACATGCAGCTGATGGCCAAGTACACCGGGGCCTCCCTGGAGATCATCCGGAAGGCCCGGCCGCACCACCTGGATCCCAACCTGGCCGTGGACGTGCGACAGCTGGAGGATCAGCAACGGTTCTACATGCGCCGGGGCCTGCTGCGGTACCGGGACCCCATCCCCATCGAGCGGGTGTTTGACTTCACCCACCTGCGGCAGGCCATCCGGGAGCTGGGGAGGAAGTAA
- a CDS encoding ABC transporter permease: protein MVEPGAHRRRLEGGFLLSVASVMALLSLWEMAAGAGWIHEAFFPRPTVIGTQLTALVREGILGSHLSVTLGRLLWSFLIAALPGVALGLVLGVWRAAREVVDPLVAFLYPIPSVLFLPLAAIVLGRGEAARVATAAVTSFLLVVINTTAGVRQLDRGLLEAAVHYGAVGWRLFTKVLLPGSLPWIFTGLRLALGLTLIVVIAVEMVGAETGLGAWLWLSWQTLRVRDMYAGLLVIALLGMAVTYGLEAVRRRLLPWVQGVGSKL from the coding sequence ATGGTTGAGCCGGGCGCGCATCGGAGGCGGCTGGAAGGGGGATTCCTGCTCTCCGTGGCCTCCGTGATGGCGCTCCTCAGCCTGTGGGAGATGGCGGCGGGGGCAGGATGGATCCATGAGGCGTTCTTTCCGAGACCCACCGTGATCGGAACCCAGTTGACTGCCCTGGTCCGGGAGGGGATCCTGGGTTCGCACCTCTCCGTCACCCTGGGCCGGCTCCTCTGGAGCTTCCTGATAGCAGCCCTGCCGGGCGTGGCGCTGGGCCTGGTGCTGGGGGTGTGGCGGGCGGCCCGGGAGGTGGTGGATCCCCTGGTAGCCTTCCTGTATCCCATCCCCAGCGTGCTGTTCCTGCCGCTCGCGGCCATCGTGCTGGGACGGGGAGAGGCCGCACGGGTCGCCACGGCCGCGGTGACCTCCTTTCTGCTGGTGGTGATCAACACCACCGCGGGGGTGCGGCAGCTGGATCGGGGTCTATTGGAAGCCGCGGTGCACTACGGTGCCGTGGGCTGGCGCCTGTTCACAAAGGTTCTCCTCCCGGGATCCCTCCCGTGGATCTTCACGGGGCTCCGGCTCGCCCTGGGGCTCACCCTCATCGTGGTGATCGCGGTGGAGATGGTGGGGGCGGAGACGGGCCTGGGAGCCTGGTTGTGGCTCAGCTGGCAGACCCTCCGGGTGCGGGATATGTACGCGGGGTTGCTTGTGATCGCCCTCCTGGGGATGGCGGTGACCTACGGACTGGAGGCGGTCCGTCGAAGGTTGCTGCCCTGGGTGCAGGGGGTGGGGAGCAAGCTGTGA
- a CDS encoding RidA family protein translates to MARTRVPANRPWETVVGYSRAVRVGSLIEVSGTAPAGEHGHVLGGEDYYAQTKAALEVIGRALRELGASFEHVVRTRIYLRDPSRWEEAGRAHGEVFGHIRPASTIVGVSGFVDPRILVEVEVTAVVEGDASHG, encoded by the coding sequence GTGGCCCGGACTAGAGTTCCCGCGAACCGGCCCTGGGAAACGGTAGTGGGCTACTCCCGAGCGGTTCGGGTGGGTTCCCTCATTGAGGTGAGCGGGACCGCCCCCGCGGGCGAGCACGGCCACGTCCTGGGCGGCGAGGACTACTACGCCCAGACCAAGGCCGCCCTGGAGGTCATCGGGCGGGCGCTGCGGGAGCTGGGGGCCTCCTTCGAACACGTGGTGCGCACCCGCATCTACCTCCGGGATCCCTCCCGGTGGGAGGAGGCCGGCAGGGCCCACGGGGAAGTGTTCGGCCACATCCGCCCCGCCAGCACCATCGTGGGGGTGAGCGGATTCGTGGACCCCCGCATCCTGGTGGAGGTGGAGGTCACCGCAGTGGTGGAGGGAGACGCATCCCACGGTTGA
- a CDS encoding ABC transporter ATP-binding protein, whose translation MQETLWQAPGWEEVERAQLPPKVVVRDLEVTYLAGHRRITALQNFSLEVQAGEFCCVVGPSGCGKSTFLRVLAGLVPYTSGEVEIRREDASRPLTAMVFQEHALLPWRTVLDNVAFGPENRGIPRTERYRHAREILAKMGLIGFEHAYPHQLSGGMKQRVGIARALANDPEVLLMDEPFAALDAQTRNLMQEELLRIWAQFGKTVIYVTHAIDEAVLLGDRVVVMTARPGRIKAVVPVDLERPRTLEQKGSARFAELYHEIWHLLREEVDAALREAAYG comes from the coding sequence ATGCAGGAAACCCTGTGGCAGGCACCGGGGTGGGAGGAGGTCGAGCGGGCGCAGCTCCCTCCGAAGGTGGTGGTGCGGGATCTTGAGGTGACCTATCTGGCAGGGCACCGTCGGATCACCGCCCTCCAGAACTTCTCCCTGGAGGTCCAGGCGGGGGAGTTCTGCTGCGTCGTGGGTCCCAGCGGGTGCGGGAAATCCACCTTCCTGCGGGTCCTGGCCGGGCTTGTGCCCTACACCTCGGGGGAGGTGGAGATCCGGCGGGAGGACGCAAGCCGCCCCCTCACGGCCATGGTCTTCCAGGAGCACGCCCTGCTGCCGTGGCGCACGGTCCTTGACAACGTGGCCTTCGGCCCTGAAAACCGGGGCATTCCCCGGACGGAGCGATACCGACACGCACGGGAGATCCTGGCCAAGATGGGGCTCATCGGATTCGAGCACGCCTATCCCCACCAGCTCTCCGGGGGCATGAAGCAGCGGGTGGGGATCGCCCGGGCCCTGGCGAACGATCCCGAGGTCCTACTCATGGATGAACCCTTTGCGGCCCTGGACGCGCAGACCCGGAACCTCATGCAGGAGGAGCTGCTGCGGATCTGGGCCCAGTTCGGCAAGACCGTGATCTATGTGACCCATGCCATTGACGAAGCGGTCCTCCTGGGCGACCGGGTGGTGGTGATGACGGCCCGACCGGGCCGGATCAAGGCGGTGGTCCCGGTGGACCTGGAGCGGCCGAGGACCCTGGAGCAGAAGGGCTCGGCCCGCTTCGCGGAGCTGTACCACGAGATCTGGCACCTCCTGCGGGAAGAGGTGGATGCCGCCCTTCGGGAGGCTGCATATGGTTGA
- a CDS encoding 4-hydroxybenzoate 3-monooxygenase, whose product MERTQVAIVGAGPAGLLLAHLLHRAEIETVVLEAKSRDYLETSPHRIRAGVLEWGTKEILVQVGLGERLLREGFEHRGIYIAFEGRLHRVDFPELAGGWRIWVYGQQYEVRDMIATHLRAGGQILFEAEAVSLENVEERPEVVYRLPDGRLRRLSAEFVVGADGSHSMARAYIRGAQVHEKVYPFGWLGILAETEPAAEELIYVSHPRGFALFSMRSPTLSRNYLQVPPDEDLAAWPEDRIWAELERRLDGLRPLRPGRLLEKSLTPHRSLVVEPMHYGRLFLAGDAAHVVPPTGAKGMNLAVADVMVLYQGLVRYYREKDETDLARYTDTCLRHVWQGEFFSYWMTTLLHRSSNPFEERLRVAYLRHVLESPHLLRFLAENYVGRHTSGRYVAYAGAGAAP is encoded by the coding sequence ATGGAGAGAACTCAGGTGGCCATCGTCGGCGCGGGTCCCGCGGGGCTACTGCTCGCCCACCTCCTCCACAGGGCGGAGATCGAGACGGTGGTGCTTGAGGCGAAGAGTCGGGACTATCTGGAGACGAGCCCCCACCGCATCCGGGCCGGGGTGCTGGAGTGGGGGACGAAGGAAATCCTGGTACAGGTGGGCTTGGGGGAGCGGTTGCTTCGGGAAGGGTTCGAGCACCGCGGGATCTACATTGCCTTCGAGGGAAGGCTACACCGGGTGGATTTCCCGGAACTCGCGGGGGGCTGGCGGATCTGGGTGTACGGCCAGCAGTACGAGGTGCGGGACATGATCGCCACGCACCTACGGGCAGGGGGACAGATCCTCTTCGAGGCCGAGGCGGTGAGTCTGGAGAACGTGGAGGAGAGGCCTGAGGTGGTGTATCGGCTCCCGGATGGACGCCTTCGGCGGCTCTCCGCGGAGTTCGTGGTGGGCGCGGATGGATCCCACAGCATGGCCCGCGCGTACATCCGGGGAGCGCAGGTTCACGAGAAGGTGTACCCCTTCGGATGGCTGGGAATCCTGGCCGAGACCGAGCCTGCGGCGGAGGAGTTGATCTATGTCAGCCACCCGCGGGGGTTCGCCCTCTTCAGCATGCGCAGCCCTACCCTGTCCCGGAACTACCTCCAGGTCCCACCGGACGAGGATCTCGCGGCGTGGCCCGAGGATCGGATCTGGGCGGAGTTGGAACGCCGGCTGGATGGCCTACGGCCTCTGAGACCCGGGCGCCTGCTCGAGAAAAGCCTTACCCCGCACCGCAGCTTGGTGGTGGAGCCCATGCATTACGGCCGCCTGTTCCTCGCGGGCGATGCGGCCCACGTGGTCCCTCCCACGGGAGCAAAGGGCATGAACTTGGCCGTGGCGGACGTGATGGTGCTCTATCAGGGGCTCGTTCGGTACTACCGGGAAAAGGACGAAACCGACTTGGCGCGGTACACGGACACGTGCCTGCGGCACGTGTGGCAGGGAGAGTTCTTCTCCTACTGGATGACCACCCTCCTCCACCGCTCCTCAAACCCCTTCGAGGAGCGGCTGCGGGTGGCCTACCTCCGCCACGTGCTGGAGTCCCCGCATCTGCTCCGATTCCTGGCGGAGAACTACGTGGGCCGCCACACCAGCGGACGGTACGTGGCGTACGCGGGGGCGGGAGCCGCTCCCTGA